The proteins below are encoded in one region of Clostridium estertheticum:
- a CDS encoding Gx transporter family protein, with protein MTKTKRMVLLSTLVAIALVIYLIEAQIPVLFPGIKLGLANSISLVALILLGWREAFLIMFLRTLLGSIFGGGMPAFMFSLAGGILSNIVMILLYKYLKKHISIPTISVCGAVFHNIGQLLVAGFIINNLMIYVYLPVLLIAAIVTGYFIGILSSILISRLEKILPRL; from the coding sequence ATGACAAAGACTAAAAGAATGGTTTTGCTTAGTACATTAGTGGCAATAGCTTTAGTTATTTATTTAATAGAGGCTCAGATACCGGTGTTATTTCCAGGTATAAAATTAGGCCTCGCTAATTCTATATCATTAGTTGCATTGATTTTACTTGGATGGAGAGAGGCATTTCTAATAATGTTTTTAAGAACATTACTGGGCTCTATATTCGGTGGAGGTATGCCAGCATTTATGTTTAGTCTTGCTGGAGGTATCCTTAGCAATATAGTAATGATACTACTTTATAAGTATCTAAAAAAACACATAAGTATACCTACAATTAGTGTTTGTGGGGCTGTATTTCATAATATAGGTCAGTTACTAGTAGCAGGATTTATAATAAATAATTTAATGATATATGTGTATTTACCAGTATTATTAATTGCAGCGATTGTTACAGGATACTTTATTGGAATTTTATCTAGTATATTAATAAGTAGATTAGAAAAAATATTGCCGCGGTTATAA
- a CDS encoding NusG domain II-containing protein, with protein MKKGDKIVGIILLIIVLITTGATLIYKNSIKGSENIAVIKRAGTIIKTIDLNKVVEPQEFTLKTDNGHYNVIAVKHNSISVKDADCPHKECVKSGWISEPGAIIVCLPYKLTINIQAEKNDGIDGGTF; from the coding sequence ATGAAAAAGGGCGATAAGATAGTTGGAATAATACTTTTGATTATTGTGTTAATAACAACAGGTGCTACTTTAATATACAAAAACTCAATTAAAGGTTCAGAAAATATTGCAGTTATTAAGCGTGCAGGCACGATAATTAAAACTATTGATTTAAATAAGGTAGTGGAGCCACAAGAATTCACTTTAAAAACGGATAATGGTCATTATAATGTTATAGCAGTTAAACATAATAGTATTAGTGTAAAAGATGCTGATTGCCCTCACAAGGAATGCGTAAAAAGTGGTTGGATTTCAGAACCGGGTGCGATAATTGTATGTTTACCTTATAAACTTACGATTAATATTCAAGCAGAAAAAAATGATGGCATAGATGGTGGGACGTTTTAA
- a CDS encoding FAD:protein FMN transferase, which translates to MNFKIYGKNAETATALVLKRISNIESKMSVNVKTSEISKLNAKAGISGQKLSADTYSVIEKSVQYSKLTGGALDATIEPIVGLWGIGTDKERLPSKTEIDDKLKLVNYKDIVLDKKNSTVKLKRTNQAIDLGAIAKGYTADEVKKVLLNNKISSAIINLGGNVYAIGKNPNGKDWNVGIQNPLSTRGEYLGTISVTDKSIVTSGNYERFFIKDGVRYHHIFDPKTGYPAEQSLISTTIVSDKSVDGDALSTSTYIMGLDKGLKLVESIKGIEAIFVTKDKKVYVTPGLKDNFKLTSKEFTYEKGR; encoded by the coding sequence ATGAACTTTAAGATATATGGTAAAAATGCGGAAACAGCAACAGCATTGGTTTTAAAAAGAATAAGTAATATAGAAAGTAAAATGTCTGTTAACGTTAAAACTTCTGAAATTTCTAAATTAAACGCGAAAGCTGGAATTTCAGGACAAAAACTTAGTGCAGACACATATTCGGTAATAGAAAAATCAGTTCAATACAGTAAATTAACTGGTGGTGCCCTTGATGCAACAATAGAGCCAATTGTAGGACTTTGGGGTATAGGAACAGATAAGGAGAGACTACCTTCAAAAACTGAAATTGATGATAAATTAAAGTTAGTTAATTATAAAGATATTGTTTTAGATAAGAAAAATTCAACAGTTAAGTTAAAACGAACAAATCAAGCTATAGATCTTGGTGCTATAGCAAAGGGATATACTGCTGATGAGGTTAAAAAGGTTTTATTAAATAATAAAATTAGTAGTGCTATTATAAATTTAGGTGGTAATGTTTATGCTATAGGAAAGAATCCTAATGGGAAAGATTGGAATGTGGGGATACAAAATCCATTAAGTACACGTGGTGAATACTTGGGAACGATTAGTGTTACTGATAAATCAATAGTTACATCAGGTAACTATGAAAGATTTTTTATAAAGGATGGCGTAAGGTATCATCACATATTTGATCCAAAGACTGGATATCCAGCTGAACAAAGTCTTATAAGTACAACTATAGTATCAGATAAGTCAGTGGATGGAGATGCGCTGTCTACAAGTACTTATATCATGGGGCTCGATAAAGGTCTTAAATTGGTAGAGTCTATTAAAGGTATAGAGGCTATTTTTGTAACAAAGGATAAAAAAGTATATGTTACTCCAGGACTTAAAGACAATTTTAAATTAACAAGTAAGGAGTTTACTTATGAAAAAGGGCGATAA
- a CDS encoding 5-formyltetrahydrofolate cyclo-ligase, whose product MEDTLKNNLRKNMLNIRKNMPNNNVSPFSLKIMDKIMELPQFINCKNIMLYISFNNEVDTYKLATWCLNNGKTVIAPYCIKSSHKIVPFIINNLTTDLAKSTFGVMEPKYDILMKANIENIDLIIVPGVLFDEDCNRIGFGAGYYDRFLSMKSKNTITIGIAYDYQIIDKVPTDEYDVPLNFIITEKRIISLK is encoded by the coding sequence ATGGAAGATACCCTTAAGAATAATTTAAGAAAAAATATGCTTAATATAAGAAAAAATATGCCTAATAATAATGTATCCCCTTTTAGTTTAAAAATTATGGACAAAATTATGGAACTACCGCAATTTATAAATTGTAAAAACATAATGTTGTACATAAGTTTTAATAATGAGGTAGATACATACAAGCTGGCTACATGGTGCCTTAACAATGGTAAAACGGTGATTGCACCATATTGCATAAAATCCAGCCATAAAATAGTACCTTTTATAATAAATAACCTTACAACCGATCTTGCTAAATCTACCTTTGGTGTTATGGAGCCAAAATATGATATATTAATGAAGGCAAATATTGAAAATATAGATTTAATAATAGTTCCTGGTGTGTTATTTGACGAAGATTGCAATAGAATTGGTTTCGGTGCTGGTTATTATGATAGATTTCTATCTATGAAATCAAAGAACACGATTACTATTGGTATAGCTTATGACTATCAAATAATTGATAAAGTTCCAACTGATGAGTATGATGTGCCACTCAATTTCATAATAACTGAAAAAAGAATAATATCTTTAAAATAG
- a CDS encoding ECF transporter S component, which translates to MKHRNVNDLIKSSLFLALAIVFQVVGKSFPGISQFFVGPAVNAILILTAIICGGTYGILVGSLTPLLAYLTGQLASALGPFIPFIIIGNILFVLSFIILNKRGKYGTYLGILIGSFIKYIFLSISASKLIPLFELNIPAKIINKLVITMGIPQLITALIGGFFALIIISILRKRKVFI; encoded by the coding sequence ATGAAACATAGAAATGTTAATGATTTAATAAAATCAAGCCTTTTTCTTGCGCTTGCTATAGTATTTCAAGTAGTTGGAAAAAGCTTTCCAGGGATAAGTCAATTTTTTGTTGGTCCAGCCGTTAATGCTATCCTTATACTCACAGCTATAATTTGCGGCGGCACTTATGGCATATTAGTAGGTTCTTTGACACCATTGCTAGCCTATCTAACAGGTCAATTAGCTAGTGCTTTAGGACCTTTTATTCCCTTTATAATTATTGGTAACATATTATTTGTGCTTAGTTTTATAATTTTAAATAAACGAGGTAAGTATGGAACATATTTAGGGATTCTAATTGGATCTTTTATAAAATACATATTCCTATCTATTTCAGCATCAAAACTTATTCCTCTATTCGAACTAAATATTCCCGCTAAAATAATTAACAAGTTAGTAATTACTATGGGAATACCGCAGCTTATAACTGCACTTATTGGAGGATTTTTTGCCTTAATAATAATTAGTATTTTAAGAAAGAGAAAAGTCTTTATATAA
- a CDS encoding toxic anion resistance protein, translating to MEKTDQILTIEDESVGNDLIEKRTTSISEQLKTSPEVIQIASKINIKDANAVLEFGNEPALQISKFADQILNSIKTNSIENSGVMIKELTSIMKKFDKQDFEEEKTGFFAKIFSKPSQAIDKMMGKYKTIGGEIDKIYTQLSVYKREINSSNLLLENLYNQNFEYYGELEKYITAGNMVVQKYESEDIPKLELLANSGEQINVINYQNAKETVEMLKQRIYDLEMAKMVSLQTAPQIKMIQRGNYKLISKVHSAFIITIPVFKNGIIQAIALKKQRLVSDSLAELDRTTNELLMKNAENIRMQSVDIAKLAGGTSVKIETLEKTWNTIMQGIEETKSIEDENKKLREVGIVKIHEMTEKIKQKSLS from the coding sequence ATGGAAAAAACGGATCAAATACTTACAATAGAGGATGAGAGCGTTGGAAATGATTTAATAGAGAAAAGGACCACAAGTATAAGTGAACAGCTTAAAACGTCGCCAGAAGTGATTCAAATTGCATCCAAAATAAATATTAAAGATGCAAATGCTGTATTAGAATTTGGTAATGAACCAGCACTTCAAATATCAAAATTTGCAGATCAAATATTAAATTCTATCAAAACCAATAGCATTGAAAACTCGGGTGTTATGATAAAGGAACTTACAAGTATAATGAAAAAGTTTGATAAACAAGATTTTGAGGAAGAAAAAACTGGTTTTTTTGCTAAGATATTTAGTAAACCAAGTCAGGCAATTGATAAAATGATGGGAAAATATAAAACCATTGGTGGAGAGATAGACAAGATTTATACTCAGCTTAGTGTATATAAGAGAGAAATAAATAGTTCTAACTTATTGCTTGAAAACTTGTATAATCAAAACTTTGAGTATTATGGAGAATTAGAAAAATACATCACTGCAGGTAATATGGTCGTCCAAAAATATGAGAGCGAGGATATTCCAAAGCTTGAATTACTAGCTAATAGTGGTGAACAAATAAATGTGATAAATTATCAAAATGCTAAAGAAACTGTTGAAATGTTAAAACAGAGGATATATGATTTGGAAATGGCTAAGATGGTGTCACTACAGACTGCTCCTCAAATTAAAATGATTCAAAGGGGGAATTATAAGTTGATATCAAAAGTGCATTCTGCTTTTATAATAACTATCCCTGTATTTAAAAATGGAATAATTCAAGCTATTGCTCTAAAAAAGCAAAGGTTAGTATCGGATTCACTTGCAGAGCTTGATAGAACTACTAATGAATTATTAATGAAAAATGCTGAAAATATAAGAATGCAAAGTGTTGATATAGCAAAACTTGCAGGAGGAACAAGCGTAAAAATTGAAACACTCGAGAAAACTTGGAATACTATTATGCAGGGTATAGAGGAAACAAAGAGCATTGAAGATGAAAATAAAAAATTAAGAGAGGTTGGAATAGTTAAAATACACGAGATGACAGAAAAAATAAAACAAAAATCCTTAAGTTAA
- a CDS encoding M3 family oligoendopeptidase, whose translation MDMKWSLTELYTSFESKEFKDDMFSFENSIEYIKKWTLENCKTSNNPREKIEFYIDFENKFNDLVNKLYNYAELSTSVDTKNEVANKISERIAFKLSELAKPSTIFSKWLNSIEDLKSIIDDSPLLKTHSYYLKNLSKNTKFLLSDTEEELIAKMKNSGSDAWSRLQNVLSSNLIVDITINGEAKKLPLSMVRNMAYDKDKNIRKNAYESELKAYDKIAESSASALNSIKGEVITLSYARGYESVLQNTLEDSRMDKETLDVMLSVIMESLPSFQKYFKKKAELLGHSSGLPFYELFAPVGNVNMHFTLDEARVFIVKNFRAFSDNLANYADNAFEHNWIDSAPKEGKVGGAFCENLHSIKESRILSNFTGSFNDVSTLAHELGHGYHGLCLSKESALNSDYPMPIAETASIFCETLISNAAITNASKEESFVILENDISSSAQVIVDILSRYLFETELFKRREHSSLSVNELKEIMIKAQKDAYGTGLDENFLHPYMWICKPHYYDASSNFYNFPYAFGLLFSKGLYAKYLKAGDSFIRDYDALLSATGKNNLVDVAKIMNIDLHSIDFWRSSLKLIELDIEKFINMK comes from the coding sequence ATGGATATGAAATGGAGTTTAACCGAGCTTTACACATCCTTTGAGAGCAAAGAATTTAAAGATGATATGTTTTCTTTTGAAAATTCTATAGAATATATAAAAAAGTGGACACTAGAGAATTGTAAAACTTCAAATAATCCTAGAGAAAAAATTGAATTTTACATTGATTTCGAAAACAAATTTAATGATCTTGTTAATAAGTTATATAATTATGCAGAATTATCCACAAGTGTAGATACAAAAAATGAAGTTGCGAACAAGATATCAGAAAGAATAGCATTTAAACTATCGGAGCTAGCTAAACCTTCTACTATTTTTTCAAAATGGTTAAATTCGATAGAAGATTTAAAATCTATAATTGATGATTCTCCTCTTTTAAAAACCCATAGTTATTATTTGAAAAACTTATCTAAAAACACCAAGTTTTTGCTTAGTGATACTGAGGAAGAACTAATTGCTAAAATGAAAAATAGTGGCTCAGATGCCTGGTCTAGACTTCAAAACGTGTTATCCTCAAATCTAATAGTTGATATTACCATAAATGGTGAAGCTAAAAAACTTCCGCTATCTATGGTTAGAAATATGGCCTATGATAAAGATAAAAATATACGCAAAAATGCCTATGAATCAGAACTTAAAGCTTATGATAAAATAGCAGAATCCTCAGCTTCTGCCCTAAACTCCATTAAAGGTGAAGTTATTACATTAAGTTATGCTCGTGGATATGAATCAGTTCTCCAAAATACACTTGAAGATTCTAGAATGGATAAAGAAACTTTAGACGTTATGCTAAGCGTTATAATGGAAAGTCTCCCATCTTTCCAAAAATATTTTAAAAAGAAAGCCGAATTATTAGGACATTCAAGTGGTCTTCCTTTTTATGAATTATTTGCACCGGTAGGAAACGTCAATATGCACTTTACATTAGACGAGGCAAGAGTGTTCATAGTTAAAAACTTTAGAGCCTTTAGTGATAATCTCGCAAATTATGCTGACAATGCCTTTGAGCATAACTGGATTGACTCTGCTCCAAAAGAAGGTAAAGTAGGTGGTGCATTTTGTGAAAATCTACATAGCATTAAAGAAAGCAGAATATTATCTAACTTCACGGGAAGTTTTAACGACGTTTCAACTCTTGCTCATGAACTAGGTCACGGCTATCATGGTTTATGTTTATCTAAGGAATCGGCATTAAATAGTGATTATCCTATGCCTATTGCAGAGACTGCATCAATATTTTGTGAAACACTTATAAGTAATGCTGCAATTACGAATGCCTCTAAAGAAGAATCATTTGTAATACTTGAAAATGATATATCTAGTAGTGCTCAAGTTATTGTAGATATTTTAAGTCGTTACCTATTTGAAACCGAACTTTTTAAACGTCGCGAGCATAGTTCGCTCTCCGTAAATGAATTAAAAGAAATTATGATAAAAGCTCAAAAGGATGCTTACGGAACAGGTCTTGATGAAAACTTTTTACATCCATATATGTGGATTTGTAAACCTCACTATTATGATGCTTCCAGTAATTTCTACAACTTTCCTTATGCCTTTGGTTTATTGTTCTCAAAAGGTTTATATGCAAAGTATCTAAAAGCAGGAGACTCCTTTATTCGTGATTACGATGCTTTACTTTCAGCTACTGGTAAAAACAATTTAGTAGATGTGGCAAAAATAATGAATATAGATCTTCATTCCATTGATTTTTGGAGAAGTTCTCTAAAACTTATTGAGTTAGATATAGAAAAATTTATTAATATGAAATAA
- a CDS encoding replication-associated recombination protein A: MDLFELQAEKNLLKEAPLAERLKPGKLEDYVGQEHILGKGKLLWRAIKADKITSLLLYGPPGTGKTSLAKVIANSTKSNFVRLNAVTDGLKELREVVTQAKNNLGMYNVKTILFIDEIHRFNKAQQDALLPFVEKGTLILIGATTENPYYEVNNALISRSMLFKLEPLNEDNIKCIISRALEDKQSGFGNTNICLKEDALNYIASMANGDARRALNALELSVLTTDRGIDGVINITLEVAEECLQKKHIQYDKNRDEHYDVISAFIKSMRGSDPDAAVHYLARMIYAGEDPKFIARRIVIAASEDVGNADPIAMVVANNAAQAVQFVGMPEARIILSQAAIYVASAPKSNASYMAINNALKDIGEKNIGNIPSYLRDQNYKGAKKLGAGVGYLYPHSYEGNYVKQQYLPDELLEACYYNPSENGYEKKIKDRLIMLKNRE; encoded by the coding sequence GTGGACTTGTTTGAATTACAAGCGGAAAAGAACTTATTAAAAGAAGCACCACTTGCTGAAAGATTAAAACCCGGTAAATTAGAAGATTACGTAGGACAAGAGCATATTTTAGGAAAGGGAAAACTTTTATGGAGAGCTATAAAAGCTGATAAAATAACCTCTTTATTACTTTATGGACCACCAGGTACTGGCAAAACTAGTTTAGCTAAGGTTATTGCAAATTCTACAAAATCTAATTTTGTTAGACTTAATGCAGTAACAGATGGATTAAAGGAATTAAGAGAAGTGGTAACTCAGGCTAAGAATAATTTAGGAATGTACAATGTTAAGACAATATTATTTATAGATGAAATTCATAGATTTAATAAAGCCCAACAGGATGCGCTATTGCCATTTGTTGAGAAGGGTACATTAATTTTAATTGGAGCGACCACAGAGAATCCTTACTATGAAGTTAATAATGCATTAATATCCAGGTCTATGTTATTTAAATTGGAACCATTAAATGAAGATAATATTAAATGTATTATTTCAAGGGCGCTTGAAGATAAACAGTCAGGCTTTGGGAATACTAATATTTGTTTGAAAGAAGATGCTTTAAATTATATTGCTAGCATGGCAAATGGGGATGCAAGACGTGCGCTTAATGCCCTTGAATTATCAGTACTAACAACGGATAGAGGCATTGACGGTGTTATAAATATAACCCTTGAGGTTGCAGAGGAATGTTTACAAAAGAAACATATACAGTACGATAAGAATAGAGATGAACATTACGATGTAATATCTGCTTTCATTAAAAGTATGAGAGGTTCTGATCCTGATGCTGCCGTGCATTATCTTGCTAGAATGATATATGCAGGGGAAGATCCTAAATTTATTGCAAGGAGAATCGTAATAGCTGCATCTGAGGATGTGGGGAATGCAGATCCTATTGCTATGGTTGTGGCAAATAACGCAGCGCAGGCAGTTCAGTTTGTTGGAATGCCAGAAGCTAGAATAATACTTTCGCAAGCTGCAATTTATGTAGCATCAGCGCCAAAGAGTAATGCTTCTTACATGGCTATTAACAATGCGCTTAAAGATATAGGAGAAAAAAATATAGGAAATATACCTTCTTATTTAAGGGACCAAAACTATAAGGGGGCAAAGAAGCTGGGGGCTGGAGTAGGATATTTGTATCCACATTCCTATGAAGGAAATTATGTGAAGCAGCAATATTTGCCTGATGAACTACTTGAGGCCTGCTATTATAATCCTTCTGAAAATGGATATGAGAAAAAAATTAAAGATCGGCTTATTATGTTAAAAAACAGAGAATAA
- a CDS encoding YtxH domain-containing protein, which produces MMFSNWFKDRKKEIQRKEKIRTAKKVIFGAAAGSLSGIIGGLLFSPKSGKETRKDIANSSKELKDNIKEKSTALKGHIDNKVTDAKDSIIDAKAKISEYLNEKKATNQDKDSNLIDETNDTVIVEDVSQIVGQADVSDKKSKK; this is translated from the coding sequence ATGATGTTTTCAAATTGGTTTAAAGACCGTAAAAAAGAAATACAAAGAAAAGAAAAAATAAGAACAGCGAAAAAGGTAATTTTTGGTGCCGCAGCTGGAAGTCTTAGCGGTATAATCGGAGGTTTACTTTTTTCACCTAAATCGGGTAAAGAAACTAGAAAAGATATTGCTAATTCATCAAAAGAACTTAAAGACAATATTAAAGAAAAAAGTACAGCACTTAAGGGACATATTGATAATAAAGTCACTGATGCTAAAGACAGTATAATTGATGCTAAAGCAAAAATTTCAGAATATTTAAATGAAAAAAAAGCGACAAATCAAGATAAGGATTCAAACCTAATTGATGAAACAAATGATACTGTAATTGTTGAAGATGTATCTCAAATTGTTGGACAAGCTGACGTATCTGATAAAAAAAGCAAGAAATAA
- a CDS encoding YceG family protein, translated as MEKNSLNNLEINSVNLEINEDIISSLKTEIYKRDGFKYNSNVVTVPNYFYRFIGIKNGEKEYYENLYRLDKELSKVGQSYIRFSEGLDKDISIRLQNVLNDIWIKVFSAEVIDVSLIINLVSDNGFFPEIANKVMLAQIKNNLKGLIEYYIKSNEAIHNDDIKLIVNYNMHWLNTYSKELFENFDYTSLNPKIIFYGDISKAEVFYLVLLSTLGCDILYFNPENSGTFKEIDKFNSFSREIVYNFKAEIKPFPSNSEDRIKTTAFSARQELDKTLYTDDSGFYRPWQFADYNVEAVTLNTTYEEIYIWIKEKANIREGFNVKGSTVIIPNMFSKICGVHENIDTYWKEINGVITQKFTKFYNELPIMDVVHLEYGKFDQIYPNNVFSKFNTTEMINSSWWKYKDLRSGLQRNMAEKIKDLCLNPIIINVEHEDLRDLQVDIFSVLINLDKVILELLQAFDYPEEVPKIVIYNNEENGNLSFEDCIMLAFMDSMGVDIVIYNPSGYNDIENFINSDQYDIHRLESVSFKLHFKKNVDKKKGFFKNLFNS; from the coding sequence ATGGAAAAGAATAGTTTGAATAACTTAGAAATTAATAGCGTAAATTTGGAAATTAATGAAGATATAATAAGTAGTTTAAAAACAGAAATATATAAAAGGGATGGGTTTAAATATAATTCTAATGTTGTTACTGTACCTAATTACTTTTATAGGTTTATTGGTATAAAAAATGGTGAGAAAGAGTATTATGAGAACTTATATAGGTTAGATAAAGAATTAAGTAAGGTTGGTCAATCTTACATTAGATTTAGTGAGGGCTTGGACAAGGACATTAGTATAAGATTACAAAATGTATTAAATGATATCTGGATAAAGGTATTTTCGGCGGAAGTTATAGATGTTTCTTTAATTATAAATTTAGTAAGTGATAATGGATTTTTCCCGGAGATTGCGAATAAAGTAATGCTTGCGCAAATTAAGAATAATTTGAAGGGTCTTATAGAATATTATATTAAGAGTAATGAAGCAATTCATAATGACGATATTAAATTAATTGTAAATTATAATATGCATTGGTTAAATACTTATTCTAAAGAATTATTCGAAAATTTTGATTATACTAGTCTTAATCCTAAAATAATTTTTTATGGTGATATTTCAAAAGCAGAGGTATTTTATTTGGTATTATTATCAACACTCGGTTGTGATATTTTATATTTTAATCCCGAAAATTCTGGGACATTTAAGGAAATTGATAAATTTAATTCTTTTTCTAGGGAGATTGTTTATAATTTTAAAGCGGAAATAAAGCCTTTCCCAAGTAATAGTGAGGATAGAATTAAGACCACTGCATTTAGTGCGAGGCAAGAGCTTGATAAGACCTTATATACAGATGATTCTGGGTTTTACAGGCCTTGGCAGTTTGCAGATTATAATGTGGAGGCAGTAACCCTTAATACTACCTATGAGGAAATATATATATGGATCAAGGAAAAAGCAAACATAAGGGAAGGGTTTAATGTTAAAGGGTCAACTGTGATTATACCAAATATGTTCTCTAAAATTTGTGGTGTACATGAAAATATCGACACTTATTGGAAAGAAATTAACGGGGTAATAACTCAGAAATTTACTAAGTTTTATAATGAATTACCTATAATGGATGTTGTACATTTGGAATATGGAAAGTTTGATCAAATATATCCTAATAATGTTTTTTCGAAATTTAATACTACGGAAATGATTAATTCATCTTGGTGGAAATACAAGGATCTCAGGTCAGGACTTCAGAGGAACATGGCAGAAAAAATTAAGGATTTATGCCTTAATCCAATAATAATAAACGTTGAACATGAAGATTTAAGGGATTTACAAGTGGATATTTTTTCAGTTTTAATAAACTTAGATAAGGTTATACTGGAACTTTTGCAAGCATTTGATTATCCAGAAGAGGTTCCGAAGATTGTAATTTATAATAATGAAGAAAATGGAAACTTATCTTTTGAAGATTGTATAATGCTAGCTTTTATGGATTCTATGGGAGTAGATATTGTTATTTATAATCCTTCAGGATACAATGACATAGAAAATTTTATTAATTCTGATCAGTATGATATTCACAGACTCGAGAGCGTCAGTTTTAAATTGCATTTTAAAAAAAATGTGGATAAGAAAAAAGGATTTTTTAAAAATTTATTCAATAGTTAG